The Callithrix jacchus isolate 240 chromosome X, calJac240_pri, whole genome shotgun sequence genome contains a region encoding:
- the WDR45 gene encoding WD repeat domain phosphoinositide-interacting protein 4 isoform X2, whose amino-acid sequence MTQQPLRGVTSLRFNQDQSCFCCAMETGVRIYNVEPLMEKGHLDHEQVGSMGLVEMLHRSNLLALVGGGSSPKFSEISVLIWDDAREGKDSKEKLVLEFTFTKPVLSVRMRHDKIVIVLRNRIYVYSFPDNPRKLFEFDTRDNPKGLCDLCPSLEKQLLVFPGHKCGSLQLVDLSSTKPGTSSAPFTINAHQSDIACVSLNQPGTVVASASQKGTLIRLFDTQSKEKLVELRRGTDPATLYCINFSHDSSFLCASSDKGTVHIFALKDTRLNRRSALARVGKVGPMIGQYVDSQWSLASFTVPAESACICAFGRNTSKNVNSVIAICVDGTFHKYVFTPDGNCNREAFDVYLDICDDDDF is encoded by the exons ATGACTCAACAGCCACTTCGAGGAGTGACCAGCCTGCGTTTCAACCAAGACCAAA GCTGTTTTTGCTGCGCCATGGAGACAGGTGTGCGCATCTACAACGTGGAGCCCTTGATGGAGAAGGGGCATCTGG ACCACGAGCAGGTGGGCAGCATGGGCTTGGTGGAGATGCTGCACCGCTCCAACCTTCTGGCCTTGGTGGGCGGTGGTAGTAGCCCCAAGTTCTCAGAGATCTCAG TGCTGATCTGGGACGATGCCCGGGAGGGCAAGGACTCCAAGGAGAAGCTGGTGCTGGAGTTCACCTTCACCAAGCCAGTGCTTTCTGTGCGCATGCGCCATGACAA GATCGTGATCGTGCTGAGGAACCGCATCTATGTGTACTCCTTCCCCGACAATCCCCGAAAGCTGTTTGAGTTTGATACCCGGGACAACCCCAAGG GGCTCTGTGACCTCTGCCCCAGCCTGGAGAAGCAACTGTTAGTCTTCCCGGGACACAAGTGTGGGAGTCTGCAACTTGTG GACCTGTCGAGCACGAAGCCTGGCACCTCATCTGCTCCCTTTACCATCAATGCACATCAGAGTGACATAGCCTGCGTGTCTCtgaaccagccaggcacagtagtggcctcagcctcccagaaggGTACTCTTATTCGCCTCTTTGACACACAATCCAAGGAGAAACTGGTGGAGCTCCGCCGAGGCACTGACCCTGCTACCCTCTACTG CATTAACTTCAGCCACGACTCCTCCTTTCTCTGCGCTTCCAGTGATAAGGGCACCGTCCATATCTTTGCTCTCAAGGATACCCGCCTCAACCGACGCTCCGC GCTGGCTCGCGTGGGCAAGGTGGGGCCTATGATTGGGCAGTACGTGGACTCTCAGTGGAGCCTGGCGAGCTTCACTGTGCCTGCTGAGTCAGCCTGCATCTGCGCCTTCGGTCGCAATACTTCCAAGAACGTCAACTCTGTCATTG ccaTCTGCGTAGATGGGACCTTCCACAAATATGTCTTCACTCCTGATGGAAACTGCAACAGAGAGGCTTTCGACGTGTACCTTGACATCTGTGATGATGATGACTTTTAA
- the WDR45 gene encoding WD repeat domain phosphoinositide-interacting protein 4 isoform X1: MTQQPLRGVTSLRFNQDQSCFCCAMETGVRIYNVEPLMEKGHLDHEQVGSMGLVEMLHRSNLLALVGGGSSPKFSEISAVLIWDDAREGKDSKEKLVLEFTFTKPVLSVRMRHDKIVIVLRNRIYVYSFPDNPRKLFEFDTRDNPKGLCDLCPSLEKQLLVFPGHKCGSLQLVDLSSTKPGTSSAPFTINAHQSDIACVSLNQPGTVVASASQKGTLIRLFDTQSKEKLVELRRGTDPATLYCINFSHDSSFLCASSDKGTVHIFALKDTRLNRRSALARVGKVGPMIGQYVDSQWSLASFTVPAESACICAFGRNTSKNVNSVIAICVDGTFHKYVFTPDGNCNREAFDVYLDICDDDDF, encoded by the exons ATGACTCAACAGCCACTTCGAGGAGTGACCAGCCTGCGTTTCAACCAAGACCAAA GCTGTTTTTGCTGCGCCATGGAGACAGGTGTGCGCATCTACAACGTGGAGCCCTTGATGGAGAAGGGGCATCTGG ACCACGAGCAGGTGGGCAGCATGGGCTTGGTGGAGATGCTGCACCGCTCCAACCTTCTGGCCTTGGTGGGCGGTGGTAGTAGCCCCAAGTTCTCAGAGATCTCAG CAGTGCTGATCTGGGACGATGCCCGGGAGGGCAAGGACTCCAAGGAGAAGCTGGTGCTGGAGTTCACCTTCACCAAGCCAGTGCTTTCTGTGCGCATGCGCCATGACAA GATCGTGATCGTGCTGAGGAACCGCATCTATGTGTACTCCTTCCCCGACAATCCCCGAAAGCTGTTTGAGTTTGATACCCGGGACAACCCCAAGG GGCTCTGTGACCTCTGCCCCAGCCTGGAGAAGCAACTGTTAGTCTTCCCGGGACACAAGTGTGGGAGTCTGCAACTTGTG GACCTGTCGAGCACGAAGCCTGGCACCTCATCTGCTCCCTTTACCATCAATGCACATCAGAGTGACATAGCCTGCGTGTCTCtgaaccagccaggcacagtagtggcctcagcctcccagaaggGTACTCTTATTCGCCTCTTTGACACACAATCCAAGGAGAAACTGGTGGAGCTCCGCCGAGGCACTGACCCTGCTACCCTCTACTG CATTAACTTCAGCCACGACTCCTCCTTTCTCTGCGCTTCCAGTGATAAGGGCACCGTCCATATCTTTGCTCTCAAGGATACCCGCCTCAACCGACGCTCCGC GCTGGCTCGCGTGGGCAAGGTGGGGCCTATGATTGGGCAGTACGTGGACTCTCAGTGGAGCCTGGCGAGCTTCACTGTGCCTGCTGAGTCAGCCTGCATCTGCGCCTTCGGTCGCAATACTTCCAAGAACGTCAACTCTGTCATTG ccaTCTGCGTAGATGGGACCTTCCACAAATATGTCTTCACTCCTGATGGAAACTGCAACAGAGAGGCTTTCGACGTGTACCTTGACATCTGTGATGATGATGACTTTTAA
- the WDR45 gene encoding WD repeat domain phosphoinositide-interacting protein 4 isoform X4, with amino-acid sequence MLRRPGIWARKAVATFFQLGETILDHDSTATSRSDQPAFQPRPKLFLLRHGDRCAHLQRGALDGEGASGIVIVLRNRIYVYSFPDNPRKLFEFDTRDNPKGLCDLCPSLEKQLLVFPGHKCGSLQLVDLSSTKPGTSSAPFTINAHQSDIACVSLNQPGTVVASASQKGTLIRLFDTQSKEKLVELRRGTDPATLYCINFSHDSSFLCASSDKGTVHIFALKDTRLNRRSALARVGKVGPMIGQYVDSQWSLASFTVPAESACICAFGRNTSKNVNSVIAICVDGTFHKYVFTPDGNCNREAFDVYLDICDDDDF; translated from the exons ATGCTCCGAAGACCCGGGATCTGGGCGAGGAAGGCGGTGGCAACCTTTTTCCAGCTGGG GGAAACAATCCTGGACCATGACTCAACAGCCACTTCGAGGAGTGACCAGCCTGCGTTTCAACCAAGACCAAA GCTGTTTTTGCTGCGCCATGGAGACAGGTGTGCGCATCTACAACGTGGAGCCCTTGATGGAGAAGGGGCATCTGG GATCGTGATCGTGCTGAGGAACCGCATCTATGTGTACTCCTTCCCCGACAATCCCCGAAAGCTGTTTGAGTTTGATACCCGGGACAACCCCAAGG GGCTCTGTGACCTCTGCCCCAGCCTGGAGAAGCAACTGTTAGTCTTCCCGGGACACAAGTGTGGGAGTCTGCAACTTGTG GACCTGTCGAGCACGAAGCCTGGCACCTCATCTGCTCCCTTTACCATCAATGCACATCAGAGTGACATAGCCTGCGTGTCTCtgaaccagccaggcacagtagtggcctcagcctcccagaaggGTACTCTTATTCGCCTCTTTGACACACAATCCAAGGAGAAACTGGTGGAGCTCCGCCGAGGCACTGACCCTGCTACCCTCTACTG CATTAACTTCAGCCACGACTCCTCCTTTCTCTGCGCTTCCAGTGATAAGGGCACCGTCCATATCTTTGCTCTCAAGGATACCCGCCTCAACCGACGCTCCGC GCTGGCTCGCGTGGGCAAGGTGGGGCCTATGATTGGGCAGTACGTGGACTCTCAGTGGAGCCTGGCGAGCTTCACTGTGCCTGCTGAGTCAGCCTGCATCTGCGCCTTCGGTCGCAATACTTCCAAGAACGTCAACTCTGTCATTG ccaTCTGCGTAGATGGGACCTTCCACAAATATGTCTTCACTCCTGATGGAAACTGCAACAGAGAGGCTTTCGACGTGTACCTTGACATCTGTGATGATGATGACTTTTAA
- the WDR45 gene encoding WD repeat domain phosphoinositide-interacting protein 4 isoform X3, with product MTQQPLRGVTSLRFNQDQSCFCCAMETGVRIYNVEPLMEKGHLVLIWDDAREGKDSKEKLVLEFTFTKPVLSVRMRHDKIVIVLRNRIYVYSFPDNPRKLFEFDTRDNPKGLCDLCPSLEKQLLVFPGHKCGSLQLVDLSSTKPGTSSAPFTINAHQSDIACVSLNQPGTVVASASQKGTLIRLFDTQSKEKLVELRRGTDPATLYCINFSHDSSFLCASSDKGTVHIFALKDTRLNRRSALARVGKVGPMIGQYVDSQWSLASFTVPAESACICAFGRNTSKNVNSVIAICVDGTFHKYVFTPDGNCNREAFDVYLDICDDDDF from the exons ATGACTCAACAGCCACTTCGAGGAGTGACCAGCCTGCGTTTCAACCAAGACCAAA GCTGTTTTTGCTGCGCCATGGAGACAGGTGTGCGCATCTACAACGTGGAGCCCTTGATGGAGAAGGGGCATCTGG TGCTGATCTGGGACGATGCCCGGGAGGGCAAGGACTCCAAGGAGAAGCTGGTGCTGGAGTTCACCTTCACCAAGCCAGTGCTTTCTGTGCGCATGCGCCATGACAA GATCGTGATCGTGCTGAGGAACCGCATCTATGTGTACTCCTTCCCCGACAATCCCCGAAAGCTGTTTGAGTTTGATACCCGGGACAACCCCAAGG GGCTCTGTGACCTCTGCCCCAGCCTGGAGAAGCAACTGTTAGTCTTCCCGGGACACAAGTGTGGGAGTCTGCAACTTGTG GACCTGTCGAGCACGAAGCCTGGCACCTCATCTGCTCCCTTTACCATCAATGCACATCAGAGTGACATAGCCTGCGTGTCTCtgaaccagccaggcacagtagtggcctcagcctcccagaaggGTACTCTTATTCGCCTCTTTGACACACAATCCAAGGAGAAACTGGTGGAGCTCCGCCGAGGCACTGACCCTGCTACCCTCTACTG CATTAACTTCAGCCACGACTCCTCCTTTCTCTGCGCTTCCAGTGATAAGGGCACCGTCCATATCTTTGCTCTCAAGGATACCCGCCTCAACCGACGCTCCGC GCTGGCTCGCGTGGGCAAGGTGGGGCCTATGATTGGGCAGTACGTGGACTCTCAGTGGAGCCTGGCGAGCTTCACTGTGCCTGCTGAGTCAGCCTGCATCTGCGCCTTCGGTCGCAATACTTCCAAGAACGTCAACTCTGTCATTG ccaTCTGCGTAGATGGGACCTTCCACAAATATGTCTTCACTCCTGATGGAAACTGCAACAGAGAGGCTTTCGACGTGTACCTTGACATCTGTGATGATGATGACTTTTAA